From a region of the Daphnia pulicaria isolate SC F1-1A chromosome 1, SC_F0-13Bv2, whole genome shotgun sequence genome:
- the LOC124349266 gene encoding steroid receptor RNA activator 1-like, translating into MAFRPGNHDRAWNDPPVFSYQQGDAKPEENVNTARKTLLNKRVAFPLSGGSTTSQTPATSLPPIGLPPPAVNLTTSPQSTSVLLPSEKPSGTPMMETREQLESSLATVSRILVDSLTNYVESEKQEDFNKRLQHLFSNWKDGKLNLDIRQRLETMCTSLEKREFTKAENVRVALAVDYTSECASWIMVIKNIVTQMETKQVEL; encoded by the exons ATGGCCTTTCGTCCag GAAATCATGATCGTGCTTGGAACGATCCCCCCGTTTTTTCTTACCAGCAAGGTGATGCCAAACCTGAAGAGAATGTGAATACTGCCAGAAAAACTTTACTGAATAAAAGGGTTGCATTTCCTCTGAGTGGTGGGTCTACAACATCCCAAACTCCAGCAACATCTCTTCCACCCATTGGTCTACCTCCACCGGCAGTTAACTTAACAACATCCCCACAATCAACTTCTGTCTTATTACCAAGTGAAAAACCAAGTGGAACACCTATGATGGAGACCAGAGAGCAACTTGAATCAAGTTTGGCAACAGTTTCCAGAATTCTAGTAGACAGTCTGACAAATTATGttgaatcagaaaagcaagaagATTTCAACAAGCGCCTGCAGCATTTGTTTTCTAACTGGAAAGACGGAAAATTGAATCTGGATATTCGTCAAAGATTAGAAACAATGTGTACATCTTTGGAGAAAAGAGAATTCACCAAAGCTGAAAATGTGAGAGTTGCTCTGGCTGTAGATTACACATCTGAATGTGCCAGCTGGATTATGGTGATTAAGAATATTGTTActcaaatggaaacaaaacaagttgaaTTATAA